GTTTTTGTAAGTGCCGGTGAGTTCCGTGCCCTGGCCACTTCCCGGCTATTACAGGAAATAGGGCTGGAAGTGGTGGGAATCCGCTCCTTCCACCATGATGACTTCGCCAATGTGGAATATGAGAAATTGGCCGGTGAGGCCAAAAGCGACTATGTGGTGGACATTGCCAATGTCCAGCCCTTCGAGGAGGCAAACCTGCTCAAGCGGCTGAAACCGGACCTGTTCCTGGGACATGCAAACGGCAACATGACCGCTGCCAAGCTGGGCATCCCCACCCATGTCATCTACAATACCGGTCTTTCTTACATCGGTTACCGGGGTGTTTACGAGGTCGCCCGCAGGCTGCATCGCCAGCTGAAGAATCCGTCTTACAACCGGAACCTGTCCCAAAACACCAGGCTCCCCTATACGGAGAACTGGTATGGGGCCGAGCCGTTTTCCTATCTGAATACCAGCGGGAGGGCTGTCAATGAGTGAGCATTTCGTCGAACGGGCACGTTACATGTGTTCTTTGGGGGGGGCGACCGGCACCGTAACCGCCCTGCCTGGTGCTATCCCGATTCTCCATTCCGCATCGGGCTGCGCCGGCAATTTCGCCTGGACCCAGAACGGCGGCAGCGGCCTTCAAGTGGGGGGATACTGCGGCTCTCTGACTGTTCCCAGTTCCAATATGCAGGAGAATGAAGTCGTCTTCGGCGGCGAGGATCGCCTGCGGGAACAGATTGCCAGCACCCTGAAAGTCATGGATGGCGGCCTGTACGTGGTCCTGACCGGCTGTGTGCCCGAGATGATCGGTGATGACATCTTTGCCGTCGTTAATGATTTCCGTGAAGAGGGTGCCCCGATTATCGGCGCCATCACCGGCGGTTTCCGCGGCAACTCCTATTGGGGATACGACCTGGTGCTGCAGGCTTTGGTGAAGGATTTCCTTACTAGAGGCTTGTCCAAGGTGAAGGGGAAGGTCAACCTGTGGGGGATCGTTCCCTACATGGACCCCTTCTGGCGCGGCAACCTGGAAGGAGCCCGCCGGTTGCTGGAACTTTTGGGGCTTCAGGTCAATACCTTTTTCACCCCTGCCGATACCCTGGACAACATCCGCAGGGCCGGCGAAGCGGAACTCAATGTCATTGTCTCCGATATATACGGCCATGAAGCTGCCCGGCACTTTCAGGAGCGGCACGGCACTCCTTACCTGACTTTGCCGCTGCCCATCGGGCCATCGGCATCGGAGGAGTTTCTCCGGGTGGTGGGCGATGAACTGGGGCTTGCGGCAGATCAGGTGGATGGTGTCATTGCCGGGGAGAAGAAGCATTATTACCAGATCCTGGAGCCGCTCACCGATTGCTATAACGATCTGGACCTGCAGCGCTATGCGGTAGTGGTGGGTGACGGCAACTATGCCGTGGCCTTGAGCCGTTTCCTTGCCGATGACCTGGGCTGGCTGCCCGAACTTACCGTCTGTACCGACCAGGTGAAAGATGATGAGAGGGAAGCTATTTCAGCCCGGATAGATGGTTTTACCTCCGGCTACCGGACGAATCTAGTTTTCGAGACCGATGCCAGTGAGGTGCTGGGGCACTTTAATCGCCACTGGCCGCGTTCCAAGGGCGAGAAATATTACAACGCCTTCAGTCCGGCATTCGTCGTGGGAAGTTCTCTGGAGCGTGAGCTGGCGCTGCAGTTGGGAGCACCGCACCTTTCGGTATCGTTCCCGGTGGCAAACCGGGCGGTGCTTGATCGTGGATATACCGGCTTTCGCGGGGGCTTGCGGCTGGCTGAGGACTTGTTTTCTGCTGTGGTTGCCAACAGGTGAAAATGATAAGAGGAGAAAATTATATGTCAGCTGATAAAGAAACCTTATTCAAGCAGTTGGCCGATGCGGTCGTGGATATGGACGAGGATCAGGCCGTAACCACAGCCGATGCGGTGGTTGCGGCAGGGCTTGATGCCTACGAAGCCATCGAAAAGGGGCTCTCTGCCGGTATGGAGCGAGCCGGACAGCTCTTCGACGAAGAGGAATACTTCATTCCGGAACTGCTCATGTGTTCAGATGCCATGTATGCGGGCATGGATGTGCTCAAGCCCCATATCAGGCAGGATGCAGTGGCGGAAAAGCGGCGGGTAGTTATCGGCGTCATTCAGGGAGATACCCACGACATCGGCAAGAACCTGGTAAAGATCATGCTGGAGACATCCGGCTTCGAGGTGACCGACTTAGGAAGGGATATCCCGCCGGCACGTTTTGTCGATGCCGCCAAAGAGATCAAAGCGGACATCATTGCCCTTTCCACCCTGATGACCACCACCATGGACGGGATGGGGGAGGTTGTACGGCAGCTGAACGACCAGGGGCTGCGGGACAAATTCAAGGTGATCGTCGGCGGCGGCCCAATCTCCCAAGGATTCGCCGACCGGATCGGCGCCGACGGTTATGCAATTAATGCTGCCGATGCCGTCCGTCTGGCCAGAAGGCTGACCTCTCCTGATGTGGCGGCAGCCTGATGGGCGAGGATAAAATGAAACCACTGGAGCGTCTTTCTGCTTACGGCAAGGGGGAAACCATCGACCGGTTGCCATGTGTTCCCATTGTGGGAAATACGGCTGCCAGGGTGATCGGGGTAAAGGTTGGCCAATTCCGCGGCAATGGGCCGCTGATCGCCCAGGCGCAGATTGCCGCTTACCAGCTGTTCGGCTACGACATCATTCGCATCTTCACCGATCTTTACACCCAGGCAGAAGCCATGGGGGCGAAGGTGCATTATCCTGAGGACGAAACTGCCTATCTTGAAGCTCCCGCCATCAATGACCTTGCTCATTTGGACCGTCTGCAGCCGGCGGACCCTTATCGGGACGGAAATCTCCCGCACCACCTGGAGGCGATCGGAATTGCCGTGGACCGGCTAGGGACAGAAGTGGCGGTAACCGGGGCGATTACCTGCCCATTCACCAATGCCTCGTTCCTGGTGGGGGCTGAGACCCTGGCGAGGCTGATGCTCAAGGAACCGGATAAGGTACACCGGCTTTGCGAGGTATCCCTTGAAACCTGTCTGCGCTATGCCGCCGCCATTATCGACGCAGGCGCTACGCCAAGTCTGACCGATGCCATGTCATCGTCAACGGTCATCAGTCCACGTCAGTTCAGGGAATTTTCACTGCCGTATCTGAAACGGCTTATGGACTTCATCCACGGCAAAGGAAAGGGCGCCACCCTCCATATCTGCGGTAAAACGGCGAAGATCTGGGAATCCATGGTGGAGGCAGGCGCTGACTGCCTCAGCATCGACAACGATGCCAGCCTTACCGAGGCAAAGCTGGCGGTGGGAGAGCGGGTGCGGCTGATGGGCAATATCCATCCTTCTGCGGTGATGCTGCAGGGGACACCGGCAGATGTGCGCCGGGCTACCCTTTCATGTATCCGCGAAGCCCACGATAATCCTAAAGGCCTCATTGTTGCCTCGGGCTGCAGCCTCCCTACCGAGACACCTTTCCAGAACATTGCGGCCATGATGGAGACGGTGCGGGCCGTGGGATGGCCGGTGCGGTTTTAATTCCCCCGCCCTTTATGGGAGGGGGTTAGGGGGAGGGCTCACATGCTACAATGCCATCCCCCTCTCCCTAACCCTCTCCCACCAGGGAAGAGGGGACTTCTTGTAAGAGGTCTTTTTATGAGTCTAAGTCCCAAGCAGCGCCTGCTGGATACAGTAAAGAAAAAGAAGGTCGACCGGCCGCCGGTAATCTGCACCGGCGGCATGATGAACGCTGCCATTGTCGATGTCATGGACAGAAGCGGGCATACTCTGCCCGAGGGGCACTTCAACAGCGATTTGATGGCCGCCATCGCCACCGATGTCCACAAGGATACCGGTTTCGAAAACCTGGGCATCCCTTTTTGCATGACCGTGGAGGCGGAGGTGCTCGGCAGCGACATCGACTTCGGCACCCTTGCCTGTGAACCGAAGATCGCTCGGGAACCATTCCCGTCGGTCAGGGATGTGGTATACCGGGATATTGACCGCATGCTCGGCAGCGGACGGATCCTAACGCTGGCCGGGGCAGCGGAGCGGCTGGCGAAGGCCCATCCCGACGTGCCGGTCATCGGCAGCGTCACCGGCCCCATCAGTACTGCGGCGTCCATTGTGGATCCCATGCAGTTTCTCAAGGAACTTCGCAAGGAGCGCGAGGGGGCCAACAGGGTGCTGGATTATGTGAGTGACTTTCTTGTCGCTTTTGCCAGGATTTTGGTGGAGAGCGGCGCCACTGCCATCTGCATCGGCGACCCGACAGCCACCGGTGAGATTCTGGGACCGAAGATGTTTTCCGACTACGCCGTGACCTATCTCAACAAGGTGATTGACGGTATCCATGCCACTGGTGTGCCGGTCCTGGTGCATATCTGCGGCGAGATGAAGGCGGTCAAGCCCTCCATTCCACTCCTCCGTGCCGATGCCATCAGTACCGACGCTTTCGTCAACCTGCGCCTTCTGAAAGAAGAATATCCGCAGCTGACTACCATGGGCAATGTCAGCACTTTTCTTCTGGAACTGGGAGACCCGGACAAGGTGGCTCGCCATACGGAAGGGCTGGTGCGCGAAGGCATCGATATCATTTCACCCGCCTGCGGTCTGAGCACCGCGTCACCGATTTCCAATATCCGGGCCATGACCTC
This region of Geotalea daltonii FRC-32 genomic DNA includes:
- a CDS encoding nitrogenase component 1 yields the protein MSEHFVERARYMCSLGGATGTVTALPGAIPILHSASGCAGNFAWTQNGGSGLQVGGYCGSLTVPSSNMQENEVVFGGEDRLREQIASTLKVMDGGLYVVLTGCVPEMIGDDIFAVVNDFREEGAPIIGAITGGFRGNSYWGYDLVLQALVKDFLTRGLSKVKGKVNLWGIVPYMDPFWRGNLEGARRLLELLGLQVNTFFTPADTLDNIRRAGEAELNVIVSDIYGHEAARHFQERHGTPYLTLPLPIGPSASEEFLRVVGDELGLAADQVDGVIAGEKKHYYQILEPLTDCYNDLDLQRYAVVVGDGNYAVALSRFLADDLGWLPELTVCTDQVKDDEREAISARIDGFTSGYRTNLVFETDASEVLGHFNRHWPRSKGEKYYNAFSPAFVVGSSLERELALQLGAPHLSVSFPVANRAVLDRGYTGFRGGLRLAEDLFSAVVANR
- a CDS encoding corrinoid protein, with translation MSADKETLFKQLADAVVDMDEDQAVTTADAVVAAGLDAYEAIEKGLSAGMERAGQLFDEEEYFIPELLMCSDAMYAGMDVLKPHIRQDAVAEKRRVVIGVIQGDTHDIGKNLVKIMLETSGFEVTDLGRDIPPARFVDAAKEIKADIIALSTLMTTTMDGMGEVVRQLNDQGLRDKFKVIVGGGPISQGFADRIGADGYAINAADAVRLARRLTSPDVAAA
- a CDS encoding uroporphyrinogen decarboxylase family protein; the encoded protein is MGEDKMKPLERLSAYGKGETIDRLPCVPIVGNTAARVIGVKVGQFRGNGPLIAQAQIAAYQLFGYDIIRIFTDLYTQAEAMGAKVHYPEDETAYLEAPAINDLAHLDRLQPADPYRDGNLPHHLEAIGIAVDRLGTEVAVTGAITCPFTNASFLVGAETLARLMLKEPDKVHRLCEVSLETCLRYAAAIIDAGATPSLTDAMSSSTVISPRQFREFSLPYLKRLMDFIHGKGKGATLHICGKTAKIWESMVEAGADCLSIDNDASLTEAKLAVGERVRLMGNIHPSAVMLQGTPADVRRATLSCIREAHDNPKGLIVASGCSLPTETPFQNIAAMMETVRAVGWPVRF
- a CDS encoding methylcobamide:CoM methyltransferase MtbA; this translates as MSLSPKQRLLDTVKKKKVDRPPVICTGGMMNAAIVDVMDRSGHTLPEGHFNSDLMAAIATDVHKDTGFENLGIPFCMTVEAEVLGSDIDFGTLACEPKIAREPFPSVRDVVYRDIDRMLGSGRILTLAGAAERLAKAHPDVPVIGSVTGPISTAASIVDPMQFLKELRKEREGANRVLDYVSDFLVAFARILVESGATAICIGDPTATGEILGPKMFSDYAVTYLNKVIDGIHATGVPVLVHICGEMKAVKPSIPLLRADAISTDAFVNLRLLKEEYPQLTTMGNVSTFLLELGDPDKVARHTEGLVREGIDIISPACGLSTASPISNIRAMTSVVKEPA